The window ACTGGAAGAGGACAAACGAGCGATATGATTTCTCCTGTTCAACACGAAAAAGTATTCCAATGGTTATATCAATTAAGTAAACGAGTACCTTTTGATATAAAAACAACGGCAGCGCAACATTATCGCCGTGTTGTGATCCAGCAGAAAATGAAAGAAGCAAAAGAAAAACCACAAGAAATCGAATATTTAGATGCATTAACACAGCAAGGTTTAACTGGATCTATTGATGGTTTAGGTAGAGCACCAAAAGGAGTGAATGATGGGAACGGCTTTATGTTTATCTCTCATATTGGAGATGTTTACCCAAGTGGTTTATTACCAATTAAAGTTGGGAATGTTCGTGAGCAGCCATTAGCCGAAATCTATCGTGATTCTCCAGTCATGAAAGCTTTAAGGGACCCAGACCAATATAAAGGAAAATGTGGTCAGTGTGAATTCCGACACGTTTGTGGTGGCTCACGTTCACGGGCCTATGCGATGACTGGCGACTATTTAGAGAGTGAACCATTCTGTGTTTATATCCCGAAGGCAATGCGTAAAAAGGAAGAAGTATTAGAAAAATAAAAAGAGGCTGGGCTTAGCCCAACCTCTTTCAACTATATAAGATTAAATTGCGATTTATTGTATAGCGCAAGGTGCCTTGTGCTTTTCTTATTCTATACTACAGTAAACAGCCGAACAGTTTTCACAGCCGATTTCTTTCTTCAAATACTGAAGGTCTTGAACTAAGATTTTCCCTTTTTTTACAGAGATAATGTCATGTCGCTTCAAATCATTTAAGATTCTATTTGTACTTTCCCGGGATGTTCCGCAAAAATTAGCAAGCTCTTGATTTGTTAATGGTAAATCAATAAGGATTCCATCTTGTTTTTCTATTCCATAACTATTGGTCATTCTGATGAGGGTAGAATATAGTGCCCCTTTTTTACCGTTCAACACAAGGTCACGAAATTTAGTTTGGGTTTTACGAAAATGGTCACTCATCCATTTCATAAATTCAAATGCAAGGGCACTGTTTTGAAAAATTTCTTTTTCGAGTACAGCTTTCTTAATGGCTGCAACTTTTCCTTCTTCAAGAATCAGAGCACTGAGTAGATATTTAGGTGTGTCAGTAAACAAAGTTAATTCTCCACATAAATCATTTTCGCCACAGATTCTTAATGAAAGCTCACGTCCATCGGTGGTAATCTTGCTTATTTGAATTTTCCCTGAAATGACAACATATAGTTCCTCGGCCTGCATCCCTTCTTGGAACAGATAAGTTCCTTTTTTAGTTTGGATGGTACGGTCTGCAAAAAGTAGTAATTCTTTTATTTGAATGGAATGGGTAGCTTTAACAGAATTAGTCATCATTATCACCCTTATATAAAGAGATTCACCTAGAAAAAATCGATTATTTTCCCCTAATTCTAGCATCGAGATAGTGTAAATGAAAGATTTCCAAGTCGTAATTCGTGTTAATTCAGGTTTTTTTTACTGGAAATTCACAGATTCGACAATTATATTCAAAATATTAACAGCGTTAATTGTAATATGAAAACATTTGTCCCTAATGTAATGTAAGAAATATAATATATACGAAACGTTATTTTTGTGAGATAATTAACAGTCCAATAATCGTTAGCACTGTTACAATATTTTTAAGGACTTCTATGTATATGGAGTTGAAAAATATGACCAAACAACAAGTAAAAGATCAATTTGATAGGCCGCTACGTGATATTCGAATTTCCGTTATCGATCGCTGTAATTTCCGCTGCCAATATTGTATGCCCGCAGAGTTGTTCGGTCCGGATTTTGCCTTTTTACCTAGATCAGAGTTGCTGACATACGAGGAGATTAATCGTCTTGCTAGCATCTTTATCAAATTAGGTGTTGAAAAGATTCGCTTAACAGGAGGGGAACCTCTCCTTCGAAAAGATTTGCCTGTACTGGTTGAAATGCTATCCAATATCGGTGGACTTAAGGATATTGCTTTGACAACGAATGGTGTTTTATTACCCAAGTATGCAGTTTTGCTAAAGAAAGCTGGTCTTAAAAGGGTAAATATCAGTTTAGATAGTTTAAATGACGAACTATTTGGTTCGATTAATGGTAGAAATGTTGGTGTGGGTCCGGTTCTTAAGGGAATTGAGGCTGCTAAAAACGCTGGTCTTGGCGTAAAGATCAACATGGTTGTTAAAAAAGGATTAAACGATTCTGAAATCATTCCTATGGCTACATTCTGTAAGGAACAAGGCTTAGAGCTGCGCTTCATTGAATTTATGGATGTTGGTAGCACAAATGGTTGGAAGATGGATGACGTTGTTACCAAAAAACAAATTTTTGAGATATTAGATGAACATTTTGAGTTTGAACCGTTAGACGCGGCATATTATGGCGAAGTAGCGAAACGGTATCGCTATAAAGGCACGGACGTTTATGTAGGTTTTATTACTTCTGTTTCTGAGTCCTTCTGCTCAACTTGCACTCGTGCCAGATTATCTGCAAATGGACAAGTTTTCACTTGTTTATTTAATGGTAACGGTCATGATATTAAAGATTTCATGAGAGCCGGAGTAAGCGATGAGGACTTAGAAGCACGAATCAAGGATATTTGGAATCATCGTTCTGATCGTTATTCTGATGAACGTACAGAAGAAACGCGAAAATCACGAAAAAAAATCGAAATGTCATATATTGGCGGTTAATTGTTTTTACTTTAAGGTTGTGTTTAAACTCAATGTTGATTTTTTGCACAATGTTGATTGGAGTGGAAGGCACGAAGACTCCTGCGGGAGCAGCGGGACAGGTGAGACCCCACAGGCGCTTAAGCGCCGAGGAGGCTCACCGCCCGCCCCGCGGAAAGCGAGTGACGGGAACGGAAATCAACATTTTTGTTTAACAGAGCCTATTTTAAAAAAATATAGATCAAAAAAAAGGGCTGCGAATATGATTCGCAGCCCTTTTGATAGGTTGATTTACAGGTATCTAGGAAATAAAATATTATTTTCTAAATGAACATGCATGAAAGTTTCAGATTCTAGCGTTTCAAGGCGTTTGTAAACAAGAGTATAGGTTCCGCAAGCATCCATTGGAAGGATATAGTCTGAAGTGACTTCACGTAATTCTCTTAAGATATTGCCAGCATGATCATGCTCTTTTTCTAGTTCTACTATTTCGTTTATCATCGCTTGGCGCTCTTCACCTTCTGCTTCATCGAGCTTTAAAAGCATTGGGAAAACGGTCGCTTCCTCTTTTGCAGTATGTTCAAGTAGCTCCTTCTTAAACTCATAAAAGAGTTCATACACTTTAAGGAGTTCTGGGTGGGAGTCACCATGCACTTTAGCCACTTTTGTTACGTAAGGGCTTAACATGGTAAGTTCTTCTTGTAACGGGCGGTGGTACTGTTCAATTACATGATTTATTACGGTGCTAGAATCACTATTTGTCCATACCTCTAAGTCGGTTGGTTCGTTTTGGCTTTTTTCGTAAACTACTGCTAACTCCGCCATTAATGTTTCCATATCAATATTAAATTCAGCTGCTGCGTCTAAAATAGGACGATTTCCTCCACAACAGAAATCAATTCGATAACGTTTAAAAAGGTCAGCTGATTTTGGAATCTCGTTGACAACATCTCTTACTAATGAAGCTTCTGTGAAAGGCATACTCATTATTGGTTCCCCCTTATTTGTTCCATCGGTTTAATGTTTTTATTTCTATCATTAGCATAAAGGAAACGAAGAAGTGAGTTGGTGACATAAATCACACTCAAAGAGTGTTTTAAAAAACATGTGGCGATATGAAAAAAATTTGAAGGTTATCACGTTAAGATTTAGAGGTTTGTGATGTTTTTTATGTTGCAGTCAATTTGGATAAGATTATAATGAAAAGGCAGATTGAGTAATACAAGCTTTTTTTGATACATAATAGTGAACTCTCATACATAGGAGCTGAAATGAATGTTAGATAGACGAATCCCGATTCCAATTGCGGAAGCGGTTAAGCTAGTGATGAATTTTAATATTAAAGGTAAAACAGAATACGTTTCGATTTTTGAAAGTCATAATCGCTATTTATCGGAAGATTTAACAGCAACAACCGATGTTCCGCATTTTGATCGCGCACCATATGATGGTTTTGCCATTCGCTCTGAGGATTCAAAAGAAGCCTCCTTAACGAATCCGGTTGAATTTGAGGTCATCGATCATATTGGGGCAGGGAGTATATCCTCTATGCATGTAGGGCCATTCCAAGCTGTCAGAATAATGACTGGAGCACAGATGCCTGCTGACTGTGATGCGGTGGTAATGTTAGAGCTTGCAAAGGACATTGAGCGGGAAGAGAAAAAATTTATGTCTGTTAAGCGTTCATATAAAAAAGGTGATAATGTATCTTACCGGGGGGAAGATGCCAAGGAGGGTGAGGTCCTCGTTAAAAAAGGAACTCTCATCAATCCAGGGATACAAGCGATGCTTGCCACTTTTGGATATGCAAAAGTTCCAGTTGCCAAAAAGCCTGTCATTGGACTGTTTGCGACAGGTACAGAGTTACTTGAAGTGGATGAGCCCTTAGTTCCTGGTAAGATTCGTAATAGTAATTCTTTTATGATTTCAGCACAAATTGACCGATCAGGGGCTGAAGTGGCTTATTTTGGAAAACTCCCTGATGATTTTGATACATGTTTTAATGCCGTTTCGGAAGCTTTAAATAAAGTGGATATGCTAATGACAACCGGTGGAGTTTCCGTCGGCGATTTCGATTTTATGCCAGCCATTTATGAAAAATTAGGTGCCGAGGTTCTCTTCAACAAGGTAGCGATGAGACCTGGAAGTGTGACAACAGTGGCCCAATTTAATGGGAAGCTTCTATTTGGACTATCTGGTAACCCATCTGCTTGTTATGTCGGTTTTGAATTATTTGCTCGTCCGATCGTTCGCACGATGTTATGCTCAGAAAAACCACATCTTCGCAAAGAAATGGCCATT of the Bacillus sp. 1NLA3E genome contains:
- the moaA gene encoding GTP 3',8-cyclase MoaA, with translation MTKQQVKDQFDRPLRDIRISVIDRCNFRCQYCMPAELFGPDFAFLPRSELLTYEEINRLASIFIKLGVEKIRLTGGEPLLRKDLPVLVEMLSNIGGLKDIALTTNGVLLPKYAVLLKKAGLKRVNISLDSLNDELFGSINGRNVGVGPVLKGIEAAKNAGLGVKINMVVKKGLNDSEIIPMATFCKEQGLELRFIEFMDVGSTNGWKMDDVVTKKQIFEILDEHFEFEPLDAAYYGEVAKRYRYKGTDVYVGFITSVSESFCSTCTRARLSANGQVFTCLFNGNGHDIKDFMRAGVSDEDLEARIKDIWNHRSDRYSDERTEETRKSRKKIEMSYIGG
- a CDS encoding molybdopterin molybdotransferase MoeA; this translates as MLDRRIPIPIAEAVKLVMNFNIKGKTEYVSIFESHNRYLSEDLTATTDVPHFDRAPYDGFAIRSEDSKEASLTNPVEFEVIDHIGAGSISSMHVGPFQAVRIMTGAQMPADCDAVVMLELAKDIEREEKKFMSVKRSYKKGDNVSYRGEDAKEGEVLVKKGTLINPGIQAMLATFGYAKVPVAKKPVIGLFATGTELLEVDEPLVPGKIRNSNSFMISAQIDRSGAEVAYFGKLPDDFDTCFNAVSEALNKVDMLMTTGGVSVGDFDFMPAIYEKLGAEVLFNKVAMRPGSVTTVAQFNGKLLFGLSGNPSACYVGFELFARPIVRTMLCSEKPHLRKEMAILEADFPKANPFTRFVRSAVTIKNGRLTVVPSGLDKSNIVMSLAGANSLMILPGGTRGYEAGTEVEVLFLEDTIGSKWPW
- the ric gene encoding iron-sulfur cluster repair di-iron protein, yielding MSMPFTEASLVRDVVNEIPKSADLFKRYRIDFCCGGNRPILDAAAEFNIDMETLMAELAVVYEKSQNEPTDLEVWTNSDSSTVINHVIEQYHRPLQEELTMLSPYVTKVAKVHGDSHPELLKVYELFYEFKKELLEHTAKEEATVFPMLLKLDEAEGEERQAMINEIVELEKEHDHAGNILRELREVTSDYILPMDACGTYTLVYKRLETLESETFMHVHLENNILFPRYL
- a CDS encoding Crp/Fnr family transcriptional regulator, which produces MTNSVKATHSIQIKELLLFADRTIQTKKGTYLFQEGMQAEELYVVISGKIQISKITTDGRELSLRICGENDLCGELTLFTDTPKYLLSALILEEGKVAAIKKAVLEKEIFQNSALAFEFMKWMSDHFRKTQTKFRDLVLNGKKGALYSTLIRMTNSYGIEKQDGILIDLPLTNQELANFCGTSRESTNRILNDLKRHDIISVKKGKILVQDLQYLKKEIGCENCSAVYCSIE